In one window of Desertifilum tharense IPPAS B-1220 DNA:
- a CDS encoding CHAT domain-containing protein has translation MTQEFHLSVTPVGADKYLVRTELVAPGVRLAEEQVEWPIDEWLNQAKHLLNDPLTGLLQSQDRHRYSSLYHSTADRDDFGDETIATASVPTSLVSLGQQLYAAIFQGTLHDSWMMAQAIANHSGEVLRLRLGLKDRRLARLPWEVMHAGGLNTVEGFRPLATGTDVVFCRYQPIFTGITPLETHRGPLKILMAIAAPTDRETLELQREARHLQAELQTPASANAPEIQLTILSQPDREQLAQALEQGDYQVFHYAGHSNLGASGGDIYLVSERTGLTEKLSGEDLAGLLVNNGVRMAVFNSCRGADAATAEWFDEDLGPSLGERNLAEALVRRGIPGVLAMAERIPDRVALTLSQLFYRNLKQGYPVDLSLSRARAGLIAAYGSHQLYWALPILFLQPGFDGQLLATAQEEPQESVGEDSPETVSYSLSETINHCLQQIAANPQDYEAYNLLGSALYQRAAVADAIAAYEKALQIHPNYADAHNNLGVVFYEQGRLADAIAAYQRALTLNPDHQSANENLTLALQHLEEDSVEVAPVVEAPTPPPVTPIPAQPPAARRWKWGLGLGVLCSVILTFGLYRSLSQPPTAIEFPPVPATLGGDPNSSESITARASQHFRQGEIEAGVKDVEILLDREVLNFANAAIASVSDRQLDRPEISFLRGRIAWQAIQKGDPNYSLDDTRRFWEQAVRGDSTNLTYQNALGFAYYAEGELRRANQTWLRVLELAETQGSATSPSAEALTAYAGLALVSYEAAQAQPPAQRLEGLQRAQELYQLVLSTDPTRFSLEALGRNWLWTPTALQNWRSLSQSSGAG, from the coding sequence GTGACTCAAGAATTTCATCTTTCTGTCACCCCAGTAGGAGCAGACAAATATTTGGTGCGAACCGAATTAGTCGCCCCAGGCGTTAGACTCGCAGAGGAACAAGTCGAATGGCCGATTGACGAATGGCTCAATCAGGCAAAACATCTATTAAACGATCCGCTGACGGGATTATTGCAAAGTCAAGACCGCCATCGCTACTCATCTTTATATCACTCCACCGCCGATCGAGACGATTTCGGGGACGAAACGATCGCCACAGCCAGCGTACCCACCAGTCTAGTCAGTCTGGGGCAACAACTGTACGCCGCAATTTTTCAGGGCACCCTCCACGATAGCTGGATGATGGCCCAAGCGATCGCCAATCATAGCGGTGAAGTTTTGCGCCTGCGTTTGGGACTCAAGGATCGCCGCTTGGCTCGCCTTCCGTGGGAAGTCATGCACGCCGGGGGATTAAACACCGTTGAAGGGTTTCGTCCCCTCGCCACAGGCACCGATGTGGTGTTTTGTCGCTATCAACCCATTTTTACCGGTATAACCCCCCTAGAGACGCATCGGGGCCCCTTAAAAATCCTAATGGCGATCGCCGCCCCCACCGATCGAGAAACCCTAGAACTACAGCGCGAAGCGCGTCACTTGCAGGCTGAACTGCAAACCCCAGCCAGCGCCAACGCCCCAGAAATCCAGTTAACCATCCTCTCGCAGCCCGATCGCGAACAACTGGCTCAAGCGCTAGAACAGGGAGACTATCAAGTTTTCCACTATGCCGGACATAGTAACTTAGGCGCATCAGGCGGCGATATTTATTTAGTCAGCGAGCGTACTGGACTCACGGAAAAGCTGAGTGGCGAAGACTTAGCAGGCTTGCTGGTGAATAATGGGGTTCGCATGGCTGTATTTAACTCCTGTCGCGGTGCAGATGCGGCGACAGCGGAATGGTTTGATGAAGATCTCGGCCCCAGTCTCGGCGAACGCAATTTAGCAGAAGCCCTCGTCAGGCGGGGAATTCCGGGCGTTTTAGCAATGGCGGAACGCATCCCCGATCGGGTGGCGCTGACGTTGAGTCAGTTATTTTATCGCAATCTAAAACAAGGATATCCCGTCGATCTGAGTTTGAGCCGAGCGCGGGCAGGATTAATTGCAGCGTACGGTTCCCATCAACTCTATTGGGCTTTACCCATTCTGTTTTTACAACCGGGTTTTGACGGTCAATTGCTCGCTACCGCCCAAGAGGAACCTCAAGAGAGCGTTGGGGAAGATTCCCCGGAAACGGTCTCGTATTCCCTCAGCGAGACAATCAATCATTGCCTGCAACAAATTGCCGCCAATCCCCAAGATTACGAAGCCTATAATTTGTTAGGTTCGGCCCTCTATCAGCGTGCTGCTGTCGCCGATGCGATCGCGGCTTACGAAAAAGCCTTGCAGATTCATCCCAACTATGCCGATGCCCATAATAACTTAGGGGTGGTCTTTTACGAACAAGGACGGCTCGCCGATGCGATCGCCGCCTATCAACGGGCGTTAACCCTAAATCCAGACCACCAGAGCGCTAATGAGAATTTGACGTTAGCTTTGCAGCATTTAGAGGAAGACAGCGTTGAGGTTGCTCCTGTGGTGGAAGCGCCAACCCCTCCGCCCGTGACGCCTATTCCCGCTCAACCCCCGGCGGCGCGTCGATGGAAGTGGGGGTTAGGGTTGGGGGTATTATGCTCGGTTATTTTAACCTTTGGTTTATACCGTTCCCTTTCCCAACCGCCAACGGCGATTGAATTTCCACCCGTTCCGGCTACGTTAGGAGGCGATCCAAATTCCAGTGAAAGTATTACCGCCAGAGCCTCGCAGCATTTTCGTCAAGGAGAAATTGAGGCGGGGGTCAAAGATGTGGAAATTTTGTTAGACCGCGAGGTGTTGAATTTTGCCAATGCGGCGATCGCATCGGTTAGCGATCGCCAGTTAGATCGTCCTGAAATTAGTTTCCTGCGCGGTCGGATTGCTTGGCAAGCGATCCAAAAGGGCGATCCGAATTACAGCCTAGATGATACGCGCCGATTTTGGGAGCAAGCCGTTAGGGGCGATAGTACGAATTTAACGTATCAAAACGCCTTGGGCTTTGCTTACTATGCCGAGGGCGAATTGCGACGGGCGAATCAAACGTGGTTGCGGGTACTCGAACTTGCAGAAACTCAAGGAAGCGCTACCTCGCCGAGTGCAGAAGCCTTAACCGCCTACGCTGGCTTGGCTCTAGTTTCCTACGAAGCCGCCCAAGCTCAACCGCCCGCGCAGCGTCTAGAAGGGTTGCAGCGGGCGCAGGAGTTATATCAATTGGTTTTATCAACCGATCCGACTCGCTTTAGCTTGGAGGCGTTGGGTAGAAATTGGTTATGGACGCCAACGGCTTTACAGAATTGGCGATCGCTCTCTCAATCTTCTGGGGCGGGCTGA
- a CDS encoding thioredoxin family protein, with protein MLHPVVIKFSSLTCATCQQMSRFDRRLVEEMGLTMVDVKMQDTATYRQYRAILLAKYPRKVGMQWPTYLVCQFPIETYQILGEISGEQQPQTFQQQLQAILALQEV; from the coding sequence GTGTTGCATCCAGTTGTCATTAAATTTTCTTCTTTAACGTGCGCGACTTGTCAGCAGATGTCGCGTTTCGACCGTCGCCTGGTTGAGGAGATGGGGTTGACGATGGTAGATGTTAAGATGCAAGATACGGCAACTTATAGACAGTATCGGGCTATTCTGTTAGCGAAATATCCCAGAAAGGTTGGAATGCAGTGGCCGACTTATTTGGTGTGCCAGTTTCCGATAGAAACTTATCAGATATTGGGGGAAATTTCTGGAGAACAACAGCCTCAGACGTTTCAACAACAATTGCAAGCGATTCTTGCTCTGCAAGAGGTTTGA
- the hpxZ gene encoding oxalurate catabolism protein HpxZ: protein MTQINNPAVVSEVTELYLKYEQALCSNDVETLIELFWDAAEVVRFGATENLYGSAEIQAFRQARSPVNLEREMFNLKVVTFNDNMAAVTLEFRRKVGEKERLGRQSQMWHKFSEGWKIVSAHVSFLPD from the coding sequence ATGACACAAATTAACAACCCGGCTGTTGTTTCTGAAGTCACTGAACTTTATCTAAAATACGAGCAAGCGCTTTGCAGCAATGATGTAGAGACGCTGATTGAATTGTTTTGGGATGCCGCAGAGGTGGTACGGTTTGGCGCAACAGAAAATCTCTATGGCAGTGCAGAAATTCAAGCCTTTCGCCAAGCGCGATCGCCAGTTAATCTAGAGCGAGAAATGTTTAATCTCAAAGTCGTGACGTTCAACGATAATATGGCCGCCGTCACGCTAGAATTTCGCCGCAAGGTTGGAGAAAAAGAACGTCTAGGACGCCAAAGCCAAATGTGGCATAAGTTTAGCGAAGGATGGAAAATTGTCTCCGCTCATGTTTCCTTTTTACCCGATTGA
- a CDS encoding ChaN family lipoprotein: MKLLQKPILKALLRKRLLWKLMVVLGFCLFWFIPVYLGADAMEPLTHFSRDRLQIIQRLAQADVVFLGETHNRPEDQRAQLEIIQALAQKGKVAIAMEMFQRPYQAAIDAYLQGKLSETQLVEQTEYEQRWGFPWENYAPILRFAQAQQIPVLAMNAPSEVTRKVAGGGLEALAPEDWQWIPPRSEIRTDNQNYRQLLRGVFEQHQTGGMGNSDRLERFFLAQVLWDETMAHHIVQFRQAHPDYQVIAIAGQGHIIYGYGIPSRVARRLGPSVRQYSVLFNSSDRNLDAAETPIADFFW; this comes from the coding sequence ATGAAACTCCTACAGAAACCAATCCTTAAGGCGTTGTTGAGAAAACGCTTGCTCTGGAAACTGATGGTTGTATTGGGGTTTTGCCTATTTTGGTTCATTCCGGTGTATTTAGGTGCGGATGCAATGGAACCTCTGACGCACTTTTCCAGGGACAGGCTACAAATTATCCAGCGTTTGGCACAAGCGGATGTGGTTTTTCTGGGAGAAACGCACAACCGCCCGGAGGATCAGCGGGCGCAGTTAGAGATTATTCAAGCACTAGCTCAAAAGGGTAAGGTGGCGATCGCAATGGAGATGTTTCAGCGCCCCTACCAAGCGGCGATTGATGCCTATCTCCAGGGTAAACTTAGCGAAACTCAGCTTGTAGAACAAACGGAATACGAGCAACGCTGGGGCTTTCCGTGGGAAAATTATGCTCCAATTCTGCGGTTTGCTCAAGCCCAGCAAATTCCTGTTTTGGCGATGAATGCGCCTAGCGAAGTCACCCGTAAGGTTGCCGGTGGCGGGTTGGAGGCGCTAGCACCGGAGGATTGGCAATGGATTCCGCCTCGAAGTGAAATTCGCACGGATAATCAGAATTACCGCCAACTCTTGCGCGGGGTGTTTGAACAGCACCAAACTGGGGGGATGGGGAATAGCGATCGCTTGGAGCGTTTTTTCCTAGCTCAAGTGCTTTGGGATGAAACGATGGCTCACCATATCGTACAGTTTAGGCAGGCTCATCCCGACTACCAGGTGATTGCGATCGCCGGTCAAGGTCATATTATCTATGGCTATGGGATTCCGAGTCGAGTGGCGCGACGTTTGGGGCCTTCGGTTCGCCAATATTCGGTTTTGTTCAATTCTAGCGATCGCAATTTGGATGCAGCCGAAACTCCGATTGCTGACTTTTTCTGGTAG
- a CDS encoding DUF389 domain-containing protein, whose protein sequence is MVLKKSIRYARRLIRPLSDVSQENLLALHNSLKKEAAPSHNYLVLIISSCLIATFGLINNSAAVIIGAMVIAPLMLPLRAVAFAALEGDFLLFRKGFVSVVVGTAIAVFLSAMVGLLVGIPEFGSEVLSRTQPTLVDLGIAVAAGGVSGFAKLRPEINDAVAGTAIAVALMPPICVVGLTLSQGSWTFGSGAFLLYLTNLLGIVLACMLVFILSGYTKASHALGVTLGLTAILLLPLGISFFNLVRQAQLQATLRRNLVNRTITIGQQVQLVRTEVNWTTNPPEAHLTILTAKPITPRQVRLVEEFIAREMGRPFTLVIQVSRVEYVRGSDETPTETNP, encoded by the coding sequence ATGGTGCTGAAAAAGTCGATTAGATACGCCCGTCGTCTGATTCGACCCTTATCTGACGTATCGCAGGAAAATCTCCTAGCGTTACACAACTCCCTGAAAAAAGAGGCAGCCCCCAGCCATAACTATCTGGTTCTAATTATCAGTTCCTGCTTAATTGCTACGTTTGGCTTAATTAACAATAGTGCGGCCGTCATCATTGGGGCAATGGTGATTGCGCCTTTGATGTTACCGTTGCGGGCGGTTGCCTTTGCTGCCCTAGAGGGGGATTTCCTGCTGTTTCGCAAGGGCTTTGTTTCGGTTGTCGTGGGGACTGCCATTGCGGTTTTCCTGTCGGCGATGGTGGGTTTGTTGGTGGGAATTCCTGAATTCGGTTCGGAAGTCCTGTCGCGCACTCAACCCACCCTAGTCGATTTGGGAATTGCGGTGGCGGCGGGAGGAGTCAGCGGTTTTGCCAAGTTACGCCCTGAAATTAATGATGCTGTAGCCGGAACTGCGATCGCGGTTGCTCTTATGCCTCCAATCTGCGTGGTGGGATTAACGCTTTCCCAAGGGAGTTGGACGTTTGGTTCGGGGGCGTTTCTGCTCTATCTCACCAACCTTTTGGGCATTGTTTTGGCTTGTATGCTGGTTTTTATTCTGTCTGGCTATACTAAGGCCAGTCATGCCCTGGGGGTCACTTTGGGTTTAACTGCGATCCTGCTATTACCATTGGGGATAAGTTTCTTTAATTTGGTGCGCCAAGCCCAACTGCAAGCGACGCTGAGGCGCAATCTTGTTAATCGAACGATTACCATTGGGCAACAAGTCCAGCTTGTTCGCACAGAAGTGAATTGGACAACCAACCCACCCGAAGCACATCTGACGATTCTGACGGCAAAACCCATCACCCCCAGACAAGTACGCCTAGTGGAGGAGTTCATTGCGAGGGAAATGGGACGACCGTTTACATTGGTGATTCAAGTCAGTCGAGTAGAATATGTCCGGGGAAGCGATGAAACTCCTACAGAAACCAATCCTTAA
- a CDS encoding Na+/H+ antiporter — MAMETIADNGAAIEENLKQFLLVLSVSLSVATLPQIISWFRTIPYTLLLVIVGLGLAVVDVRLVSLSPGLILSIFLPPLLFEAAWNLKWSNLKRDLVPITLFAVVGVIISVVGVALGIHQFTEISLSVALLMGAILSATDPVSVVALLRELGAPKRISNLMEGESLFNDGVAVVAFSLLVGIPLGLEEFNLQVSIVRFFIFVGVGLGVGGLVGFGISYLTQRFDLPLVEQSLTLISAYGAYIITEECGGSGVIGVVTCGLILGNFGSRIGMNPRTRVVVSEFWEFLAFFVNSIVFLLIGDQIRFASLGENLDTIAITILAMIITRAIAIYGLASFSNRIAQSNIGLREQTVLWWGGLRGSVSIALALSVPITLNGREEIIATVFGVVLFTLLVQGLTTKPLLEFLKLLGDEPQRRRYIETIARRVALKRVLEHLQTQSRPEIEPEFYRYQAALVQGQLKDLEDQVSELRQQHPETREYAIERLREELLAIEADTYAEFVRAGQLNNELSPFLQEVLHDGAEKVD; from the coding sequence ATGGCAATGGAAACCATCGCTGATAACGGCGCAGCGATTGAAGAAAACCTCAAACAATTTCTCTTAGTCCTGTCCGTTTCTCTCAGCGTTGCTACCTTACCGCAAATCATTAGTTGGTTTCGCACGATTCCCTATACCCTGCTATTGGTGATTGTCGGCTTGGGATTAGCGGTTGTGGACGTGCGCCTAGTTAGCCTTTCACCCGGCTTAATTCTTTCAATCTTCCTGCCTCCTTTGCTGTTTGAAGCGGCTTGGAATCTCAAGTGGTCAAACTTAAAACGCGACCTCGTTCCCATTACCCTATTCGCTGTAGTTGGCGTGATTATTTCGGTTGTGGGAGTGGCGCTGGGGATTCATCAGTTTACTGAGATTTCCCTATCCGTTGCCCTCCTGATGGGAGCAATACTTTCGGCGACCGATCCGGTGTCCGTTGTTGCTCTGCTTCGAGAACTGGGCGCACCTAAACGGATTAGTAACCTGATGGAAGGGGAAAGTCTGTTTAATGATGGGGTAGCAGTTGTTGCCTTTAGCTTGCTAGTTGGCATTCCCTTGGGGTTAGAGGAATTTAACCTGCAAGTTAGTATTGTCCGCTTTTTTATCTTTGTGGGGGTTGGTTTAGGCGTTGGTGGATTGGTGGGTTTTGGGATTTCTTATCTCACCCAACGCTTCGATTTACCGCTTGTTGAGCAATCCTTAACCCTGATTTCTGCCTATGGTGCCTACATCATCACCGAGGAATGCGGCGGATCGGGGGTTATTGGGGTCGTGACCTGCGGTTTAATTTTAGGAAATTTTGGCTCGCGCATTGGCATGAATCCCCGAACGCGGGTTGTGGTGAGCGAGTTTTGGGAATTTTTGGCGTTTTTTGTCAACTCGATTGTGTTCTTGTTAATCGGCGACCAGATTCGCTTTGCCAGCTTGGGTGAAAATTTAGATACGATCGCCATTACGATTCTGGCGATGATTATCACGAGAGCGATCGCCATTTATGGTTTAGCCTCATTCAGCAATCGCATTGCTCAATCCAATATTGGTCTGCGCGAACAAACGGTTCTCTGGTGGGGAGGGTTGCGCGGTTCGGTATCCATCGCCCTTGCCTTAAGCGTTCCCATCACCCTCAATGGTCGAGAAGAAATTATCGCTACCGTCTTCGGTGTCGTTCTCTTTACCCTCTTAGTCCAAGGGTTAACCACCAAACCCCTACTCGAATTCCTCAAACTGCTAGGGGACGAACCGCAGCGCCGACGCTATATTGAAACGATTGCCCGTCGGGTTGCCCTCAAGCGCGTTTTAGAGCATCTGCAAACTCAAAGCCGTCCTGAAATTGAACCCGAATTTTATCGCTATCAAGCGGCTTTAGTGCAAGGGCAACTTAAGGATTTAGAAGACCAAGTGAGCGAACTGCGCCAACAGCACCCCGAAACCCGCGAATATGCGATTGAACGGCTGCGCGAAGAGTTGCTCGCGATTGAAGCAGACACCTATGCTGAATTTGTCCGCGCTGGACAACTCAATAACGAGCTATCGCCTTTCCTGCAAGAGGTACTTCACGATGGTGCTGAAAAAGTCGATTAG
- a CDS encoding alkene reductase — translation MNSSIPLLQPYKLGALELPNRIVMAPLTRNRALPGNIPGPLNAEYYAQRASAGLIISEATQVSPQGLGYPNTPGIYSPEQVEGWKLVTEAVHRHGGRIFLQLWHVGRISHPSLQPNGELPVAPSAIAPTGEASTFSGPQPFVTPRALELNEIPQIIEQYRKGAENALAAGFDGVEIHSANGYLLDQFLQDNANHRTDEYGGSVENRARLLLEVTEAVTKVWGSDRVGIRLSPSGEFNDMNDSNREATFSYVVKALNRFNLAYLHLVEPRVAGNETVEGDVSGFPSSFFRPLYNNTIISAGGHDRETGNATLEAGDAELIAYGRWFISNPDLPKRFELNAPLTPYDRDTFYGGTEKGYTDYPTLERETVSP, via the coding sequence ATGAACTCTTCCATTCCCCTCCTACAACCCTACAAACTGGGAGCATTAGAACTCCCGAACCGGATCGTCATGGCTCCCCTGACGCGCAACCGAGCCTTACCCGGAAACATTCCCGGCCCTTTAAATGCAGAATACTACGCCCAACGCGCCTCAGCGGGTTTAATTATTTCCGAAGCCACCCAAGTTTCTCCCCAAGGCTTGGGTTATCCCAACACGCCAGGAATTTACTCTCCCGAACAAGTTGAAGGCTGGAAACTTGTCACCGAAGCCGTGCATCGTCACGGGGGGCGGATTTTCCTGCAACTGTGGCACGTCGGGCGAATTTCGCATCCCTCCCTTCAGCCTAACGGCGAATTACCCGTAGCGCCTTCTGCGATCGCCCCTACAGGCGAAGCCTCAACCTTCAGCGGGCCGCAACCCTTCGTCACCCCCCGCGCCTTAGAACTCAACGAAATCCCCCAGATTATCGAACAATACCGCAAAGGAGCCGAAAACGCCCTCGCCGCCGGATTTGATGGCGTAGAAATCCACAGCGCCAACGGCTACCTCCTCGATCAATTCCTGCAAGATAACGCCAACCATCGTACCGACGAGTATGGCGGATCGGTAGAAAATCGCGCCCGCTTGCTGCTCGAAGTCACCGAAGCCGTTACAAAGGTTTGGGGAAGCGATCGCGTTGGCATTCGTCTTTCCCCTAGCGGCGAATTTAACGACATGAACGACTCCAACCGCGAAGCCACCTTCAGCTACGTCGTCAAAGCCTTAAACCGCTTCAACCTCGCCTATCTCCACCTCGTAGAACCCAGAGTTGCCGGAAACGAAACCGTAGAAGGCGATGTCAGCGGCTTCCCCAGCAGCTTCTTCCGTCCTTTGTACAACAACACGATTATCTCCGCAGGCGGCCACGATCGCGAAACAGGCAACGCCACCCTAGAAGCAGGCGACGCCGAATTAATCGCCTATGGTAGATGGTTTATTTCCAACCCCGACTTACCCAAACGCTTTGAACTCAATGCACCCCTAACCCCCTACGATCGCGATACCTTCTACGGCGGAACCGAGAAAGGGTACACGGATTACCCCACCCTAGAACGCGAAACCGTCTCTCCCTAG
- a CDS encoding helix-turn-helix transcriptional regulator has protein sequence MNSSDTEQRAKIFAALSDPTRLRIVELLAEKGELSSSEIAHQLEISLALLCHHIKVLVEAGLVQTRKEGQTKYSSLNRELMMACFTSFTQ, from the coding sequence ATGAACTCCAGCGACACCGAACAGCGTGCAAAAATATTTGCCGCACTATCCGATCCAACGCGCCTCAGAATTGTAGAACTTTTAGCAGAAAAAGGGGAATTAAGCAGTTCTGAAATTGCCCATCAGCTAGAGATTAGCTTGGCTCTCCTTTGCCATCATATTAAAGTTTTGGTCGAAGCCGGACTCGTTCAAACTCGCAAAGAGGGACAAACTAAATATAGTTCTCTCAACCGCGAACTTATGATGGCGTGTTTTACCAGTTTTACCCAATAA
- a CDS encoding FAD-dependent oxidoreductase: protein MSESPNSLPSPSISRRTLFKLFGTSAVVGGLGYSRFTKPEPAVYVQDTLDLPRSLSQPKTAVVVGGGLAGLASAYELSQRGFAVTLLEKSPQLGGKIASWPIQVGEETFMMEHGFHGFFPQYYNLKKLVEELNIQENFLSLKSYAVVFRDRIYDPEVFKPSHSAFPWNVVDLAISSPNRLRWGINLTKPAHWQVFRAIGGFKTEKTFARLDDISVADWVKDEFPQGLYDLYFLPFAKSSLNAPDVLSVGELMQFFHFYFFGNPEGLAFNGTRQDMGTSLVEPIVRAIEAKGGKVVTEATVSNIQAAEGKITALSYQVGEAVSDVPFWVNRNRLLASDTLEYYGAGDRVYATSAQSQEALSLTCTHQGCTVQPQADGKFVCPCHGATFDRDGKVLAGPAKRDLARFQVADREGDRLQLAGIVPPAHPPIEETLQADYYVIAADVPGVKQLFSLVSGDLDPQVKAKIGQLAIADPFAVARFWFDRDFAWEHSNFTSLSGYRLTDSITLYHRIQDQFIAWHEKTGGSVVELHAYCYKEKEFPDQPTLLATFEQELYEIVPELKDATMLHRELVNQKNFSGYPPGSYANRPETRSGIANLSFAGDWVKMPFPCGLMERAISSGLLAANDILHQEGLQRRTLFTVMPEGFLKI from the coding sequence ATGAGTGAATCACCGAATTCTTTACCATCGCCATCTATTTCCCGTCGAACGTTATTTAAATTATTTGGTACGAGTGCCGTTGTTGGGGGATTAGGATACTCTCGCTTTACCAAACCAGAGCCTGCGGTCTATGTGCAAGATACCTTAGATTTACCGCGATCGCTCTCTCAACCCAAAACCGCCGTTGTGGTTGGCGGGGGGTTAGCTGGGTTAGCCAGCGCCTACGAGTTGAGTCAGCGCGGTTTTGCAGTGACGCTGCTGGAAAAATCTCCCCAGTTAGGCGGAAAAATTGCCAGTTGGCCGATCCAAGTCGGCGAAGAAACCTTCATGATGGAACATGGGTTTCACGGCTTTTTTCCCCAATACTACAACCTTAAAAAGCTGGTTGAAGAACTCAATATTCAAGAAAACTTTCTCTCGCTGAAATCCTACGCGGTGGTTTTTCGCGATCGCATCTACGATCCAGAGGTGTTTAAGCCGAGTCATTCTGCGTTTCCCTGGAATGTGGTAGATTTGGCCATTTCTTCTCCCAACCGCCTGCGCTGGGGAATTAATCTCACCAAACCCGCGCATTGGCAGGTATTTCGCGCTATTGGTGGCTTTAAAACCGAGAAAACCTTTGCCCGTTTAGATGATATCTCGGTGGCAGATTGGGTAAAAGATGAATTTCCCCAAGGGTTGTACGATCTCTATTTCCTTCCCTTTGCTAAATCCAGCTTAAATGCACCCGATGTCCTCAGCGTCGGGGAATTAATGCAATTTTTCCACTTTTATTTCTTTGGCAACCCAGAAGGGTTAGCGTTTAATGGGACCCGTCAAGATATGGGAACCTCCTTGGTAGAACCCATTGTTCGCGCCATTGAAGCCAAAGGCGGAAAGGTGGTAACGGAAGCCACAGTCAGCAATATTCAAGCCGCAGAGGGTAAAATTACTGCCCTCAGTTACCAGGTGGGGGAGGCGGTTAGCGATGTGCCGTTTTGGGTGAATCGCAATCGGTTGCTAGCCAGCGATACTTTAGAGTATTACGGTGCAGGCGATCGCGTTTACGCGACCTCAGCTCAAAGTCAAGAGGCGCTATCGTTAACTTGTACCCATCAAGGCTGTACGGTGCAACCCCAGGCTGATGGAAAGTTTGTTTGTCCTTGCCACGGGGCCACCTTCGATCGCGATGGCAAGGTGCTTGCTGGCCCTGCAAAGCGCGATTTAGCGCGGTTTCAGGTGGCAGATCGAGAGGGCGATCGCCTTCAGCTTGCTGGAATTGTCCCGCCTGCTCACCCCCCCATCGAAGAAACCCTCCAAGCCGATTATTATGTGATTGCGGCTGATGTTCCAGGGGTGAAACAGCTATTTTCTCTCGTCAGCGGGGACCTCGATCCGCAGGTTAAGGCAAAGATAGGACAATTGGCGATCGCCGATCCGTTCGCAGTTGCCCGTTTTTGGTTCGATCGCGATTTTGCATGGGAACACAGCAACTTTACCTCGCTTTCCGGTTATCGTCTCACCGATAGCATTACCCTGTATCACCGCATTCAAGACCAATTTATTGCATGGCATGAAAAAACCGGGGGAAGCGTCGTAGAATTGCACGCCTACTGTTACAAAGAAAAAGAGTTTCCCGATCAACCGACACTCTTAGCAACGTTTGAGCAAGAACTCTATGAAATTGTGCCAGAACTCAAGGACGCTACAATGCTGCATCGGGAATTAGTCAATCAAAAGAACTTCTCTGGCTATCCCCCCGGAAGCTATGCCAATCGTCCTGAAACCCGTTCAGGAATTGCTAACTTAAGCTTTGCAGGCGATTGGGTGAAAATGCCCTTTCCCTGCGGTTTAATGGAACGCGCCATTAGTAGCGGTTTATTAGCCGCCAATGATATTCTGCACCAAGAAGGATTGCAACGGAGAACCCTATTTACAGTTATGCCTGAAGGGTTTTTAAAGATTTAG